A genomic window from Lactobacillus sp. ESL0677 includes:
- the spxA gene encoding transcriptional regulator SpxA, with protein MVNLYISPSCTSCRKAKAWLKKHDIAFKERNIFSEPLTKDELIQILRMTENGTEEIISTRSRAFQQLKVNLDDLSIDQLLDLVEKNPSLLRRPIIMDDRRLQVGYNEDEIRRFLPRKVRRLELEEMQKIADL; from the coding sequence ATGGTTAATTTGTATATATCTCCGAGTTGTACCTCGTGTCGTAAGGCAAAGGCTTGGTTGAAGAAACATGACATTGCTTTTAAAGAAAGAAATATTTTCTCTGAGCCTCTTACTAAAGACGAGCTTATTCAAATTTTGCGGATGACAGAAAATGGTACCGAAGAAATTATTTCAACGCGTTCAAGAGCTTTCCAACAATTAAAAGTTAATCTTGATGATTTATCAATCGACCAATTGCTTGATTTGGTTGAGAAGAATCCGAGCTTATTGAGACGACCAATCATTATGGATGATCGGCGTTTGCAAGTTGGTTACAATGAAGACGAAATTCGTCGGTTCTTGCCACGGAAAGTTCGTCGGCTTGAACTCGAAGAAATGCAAAAGATTGCTGACTTATAA